In a single window of the Hoyosella subflava DQS3-9A1 genome:
- a CDS encoding TetR/AcrR family transcriptional regulator: MNDWSADRPATDDDELDPRLLRSRKRLLDAATHLLSTGGVEAVTVEAVTRVSKVARATLYRHFGGTAQLLAASFERLLPRVEVSTASGSVRDQLIALLTAQADLIDQAPLNITTLAWLSIGSVGSDPADSAAITSLRSRVIEEYRQPFDHILTQPDVRAQLGNIDATFAIVQLLGPVVFARLTGLCTVDHDGCVQLVDDFLTARKQGDKPIPAESSHDLNRPGVIGGPC; this comes from the coding sequence GTGAACGACTGGAGTGCTGACCGGCCCGCTACGGACGACGACGAGCTCGATCCGCGACTGCTGCGCTCGCGAAAACGATTACTCGACGCTGCTACGCATCTTCTGAGCACTGGCGGTGTAGAGGCGGTTACCGTCGAGGCGGTCACTCGAGTGTCAAAGGTCGCGCGGGCCACGCTCTATCGACATTTCGGCGGCACCGCCCAGTTGCTTGCAGCGTCCTTCGAGCGGTTGTTGCCTCGCGTCGAGGTCTCTACCGCCAGTGGGTCGGTACGGGACCAACTCATCGCGCTTCTTACGGCCCAAGCTGACCTGATTGACCAGGCGCCGCTGAACATTACAACTCTGGCTTGGCTGTCAATCGGATCAGTCGGCAGCGATCCTGCCGATTCGGCCGCGATCACCTCACTGCGCAGTCGAGTCATTGAGGAGTACCGGCAGCCCTTTGACCACATCCTCACCCAGCCTGACGTGCGAGCACAGCTCGGGAACATCGACGCCACCTTCGCGATCGTTCAACTCCTCGGCCCCGTCGTGTTCGCTCGCCTCACCGGGCTCTGCACGGTCGACCACGACGGATGCGTGCAACTCGTTGATGATTTTCTTACGGCCCGCAAGCAAGGAGACAAACCCATCCCGGCCGAATCCAGCCACGATCTGAACCGCCCTGGCGTCATCGGCGGACCCTGCTGA
- a CDS encoding IS256 family transposase: MSMVDKLERDERRRAQREGVEALEASGALDELYAMIDAGTVQLDGKDGLIQQLIKAGLERGLQAELTGHLGYEKGDPDAALHPNSRNGAYPKTVATSAGDIELAVPRDRDGSFTPMLVPKGSRRAGGLDDMIISLYAGGMTVRDIEHHLVSTIGAEVSRETISKITDEVLEEVIAWQRRPLESFYPVIYLDAIVVKVRDGAHVRNKAAHIAVGVDMDGIKHVLGTWVQATEGAKFWAGVCAELANRGVRDVLIVCCDGLTGFPEAIEATWPDSLVQTCVVHLIRNAMRFVAYGQRKAVAAALKNVYQAADEAAARAALDAFASSELGKRNPHAVRVFEDAWDRFTPFLAFPPMLRRVIYTTNAIESLNYQLRKIIKNRGHFPNDQAVVKLLWLAICNIEDKRARERAKERGLGRGAKRKADGRLVEGQLVTNWKQALAQLALAYPDRINPHL; this comes from the coding sequence ATGAGCATGGTTGACAAGCTTGAGCGTGATGAGCGCCGACGTGCGCAGCGGGAGGGTGTGGAGGCGCTTGAGGCGTCGGGCGCGCTGGATGAGCTGTACGCGATGATTGATGCGGGGACTGTGCAGCTTGACGGCAAGGACGGGCTGATACAACAGCTGATCAAGGCCGGTCTCGAGCGGGGCTTGCAGGCGGAGCTGACCGGGCATCTCGGGTATGAGAAAGGCGATCCCGATGCCGCGCTGCACCCGAACTCACGCAACGGCGCCTATCCGAAAACTGTGGCGACCAGCGCCGGAGACATCGAGCTCGCGGTCCCGCGGGACCGCGACGGCTCGTTCACCCCGATGCTGGTGCCTAAGGGGTCCCGCCGCGCCGGAGGCCTCGATGACATGATCATCTCGCTGTACGCGGGCGGGATGACCGTCCGCGATATCGAGCACCACCTGGTATCCACGATCGGGGCGGAGGTCAGCCGGGAAACGATCTCCAAGATCACCGACGAGGTGCTCGAGGAGGTCATAGCCTGGCAGCGCCGTCCGCTGGAGTCGTTTTACCCGGTGATCTATCTGGACGCGATCGTGGTGAAGGTCCGCGACGGGGCTCACGTGCGTAACAAGGCCGCTCATATCGCCGTCGGCGTGGACATGGACGGCATCAAGCATGTTCTCGGGACCTGGGTCCAGGCCACCGAGGGCGCGAAGTTCTGGGCCGGGGTGTGCGCCGAACTGGCCAATCGCGGGGTCCGCGACGTGCTGATCGTCTGTTGTGACGGGCTGACCGGCTTCCCGGAGGCGATCGAGGCGACCTGGCCCGATTCGCTGGTCCAAACGTGCGTTGTGCATTTGATCCGCAACGCGATGCGCTTTGTCGCGTACGGGCAGCGCAAAGCCGTCGCCGCAGCGCTCAAGAACGTGTACCAGGCCGCCGACGAGGCGGCCGCTCGGGCTGCCCTGGACGCGTTCGCGTCCTCTGAACTGGGCAAGCGCAATCCGCACGCGGTGCGCGTGTTCGAAGACGCGTGGGACCGGTTCACGCCGTTTCTGGCGTTCCCGCCGATGCTGCGGCGGGTCATTTACACCACGAACGCGATCGAGTCGCTGAACTACCAGCTGCGCAAGATCATCAAAAATCGGGGGCACTTCCCGAATGATCAGGCCGTGGTCAAGCTGCTATGGCTGGCGATCTGCAACATCGAGGACAAACGCGCCCGCGAACGCGCCAAAGAACGCGGGCTCGGCCGCGGCGCTAAACGCAAAGCCGACGGCCGACTCGTCGAGGGACAACTCGTTACGAACTGGAAACAAGCCCTAGCCCAACTCGCCCTCGCCTACCCCGACCGGATAAATCCCCACCTGTAA
- a CDS encoding cytochrome P450 yields MSELYSPYDPAVQADPYPVYQVLREESPVYWNTEQEFWALSRFDDIWTATQDHRRFSSAEGIIVGQDLATGMVDLMPMMIMMDPPRHSALRKLVSRAFTPRRMAGMEDSIRATARGLLESFIERGEVDFVHEYAGPLPTIVIADMLGIPNEDRQQFREWSDRLVQVNPNDPASVEDGMNAALGLYDYFTPMLAARRANRKDDLMSALLDAEVDGERLSEEELLGFCFMLLIAGNETTTNLISNTAQILSERPDTLRTIAADHSLLPAAVEEFLRLESPVQGLARTVTEDVELHGETMRTGSKVMMLYGSANRDDREFADPESFILDRKTERGLAFGHGPHFCLGAALARLECRVAYEELLSYVPDFALTDGAERLLSGPVRGYKKLPMTFEPTSISAR; encoded by the coding sequence GTGTCGGAGCTCTACAGCCCGTACGACCCCGCCGTCCAGGCAGACCCGTATCCCGTCTATCAGGTGCTGCGCGAGGAGTCGCCGGTCTACTGGAACACGGAACAAGAGTTCTGGGCACTGTCCCGGTTCGACGACATCTGGACTGCCACGCAGGACCACCGGCGCTTTTCCTCGGCGGAGGGGATCATCGTCGGCCAGGACCTCGCGACAGGCATGGTCGACCTGATGCCGATGATGATCATGATGGACCCCCCACGGCACTCCGCGCTCCGAAAGCTCGTGTCCCGGGCCTTCACTCCCAGGCGGATGGCCGGAATGGAGGACAGCATCCGGGCTACCGCGCGGGGGCTCCTGGAGTCTTTCATCGAGCGGGGTGAGGTCGACTTCGTCCACGAGTACGCCGGCCCCCTGCCCACGATTGTCATCGCGGATATGCTCGGCATCCCGAACGAGGACCGGCAGCAGTTCCGGGAGTGGTCCGACCGTCTCGTGCAGGTCAATCCCAACGACCCCGCCTCCGTCGAGGATGGGATGAACGCGGCCCTGGGGCTCTACGATTACTTCACGCCGATGCTCGCCGCACGCCGCGCCAACCGCAAGGACGACCTCATGTCCGCCCTCCTGGACGCCGAGGTCGACGGCGAGAGGCTCTCCGAAGAGGAACTCCTCGGCTTCTGCTTCATGCTTCTCATCGCCGGCAACGAGACCACGACGAACCTCATCTCGAACACCGCCCAGATCCTGAGTGAACGCCCCGACACGCTGCGAACGATCGCCGCGGACCACAGCCTGCTCCCTGCAGCTGTCGAGGAGTTTCTCCGCCTTGAGTCCCCCGTCCAAGGCCTAGCCCGGACCGTGACCGAAGATGTCGAACTGCACGGTGAAACCATGCGAACTGGCAGCAAGGTGATGATGCTCTACGGGTCGGCGAACCGTGACGACAGGGAGTTCGCTGACCCGGAGTCATTCATTCTCGACCGGAAAACCGAGCGTGGTCTCGCCTTCGGTCACGGCCCCCACTTCTGTCTCGGTGCCGCGCTAGCCAGGCTCGAGTGCCGGGTCGCCTACGAGGAACTCCTGTCCTACGTACCCGACTTTGCACTCACCGACGGCGCCGAGCGCCTTCTCTCAGGGCCCGTGAGGGGCTACAAGAAACTGCCGATGACGTTCGAACCGACGTCCATCAGCGCCAGATGA